From Alteromonas sp. RKMC-009, one genomic window encodes:
- a CDS encoding efflux RND transporter periplasmic adaptor subunit, whose amino-acid sequence MKKLFLTAVTAIALAVAGGCSDQNGQQAAQASQGGQQPAPSVSVVTIASQQVEHTVTLPGRVSPMRQSQVRPQVEGVLTERLFEEGALVEKGQQLYQIDDARFAAQLASAKADLKSAQASLKTLEARSARYKDLLSRNAVSRQEYDDALAEAEQAEAQISVAQAAVDLAKVDLDYTKVYAPISGQISRSYVTVGSLVTANQEQQLATITQLNPVYVDMQQSGKGVLTLRKAMQQSGTLPVKLILDETTGEAYEHQGELKFSEVTVDETTGAVALRAELPNPDSLLMPGLFVKATVVLSNTDELLVPQRATTRQPDGSIVVMTVNASDKVEPRQITVSGAWQDQYMVKGGVQAGDRVIVTGYQKVQPGMQVNAKPWQAGNAQAKNGQ is encoded by the coding sequence ATGAAAAAACTGTTTTTAACTGCCGTCACAGCGATAGCGCTGGCCGTTGCCGGTGGCTGTTCTGACCAAAACGGGCAACAAGCCGCTCAGGCAAGCCAGGGTGGTCAGCAACCCGCACCTTCTGTGTCTGTAGTGACAATTGCCAGTCAGCAGGTAGAGCACACGGTTACACTGCCCGGGCGTGTAAGCCCGATGCGCCAGTCGCAGGTGCGTCCGCAGGTAGAAGGTGTGCTGACCGAACGTTTGTTTGAAGAAGGTGCGTTGGTGGAAAAAGGCCAGCAACTTTACCAAATCGATGACGCCCGTTTCGCTGCGCAACTGGCCAGTGCTAAAGCTGATCTGAAAAGTGCGCAGGCGAGTTTGAAAACGCTGGAAGCACGTTCAGCCCGTTATAAAGATTTGCTCAGCCGCAACGCCGTCAGCCGTCAGGAGTATGATGATGCACTGGCTGAAGCCGAGCAGGCAGAAGCGCAAATCAGTGTCGCTCAGGCCGCGGTAGATTTAGCCAAAGTGGATTTAGACTACACCAAAGTGTATGCCCCTATCAGCGGTCAGATTAGCCGCAGTTATGTCACCGTTGGTTCACTGGTAACAGCCAATCAGGAACAACAGCTGGCTACCATTACCCAGTTGAATCCGGTTTATGTTGATATGCAGCAAAGCGGAAAAGGTGTTCTGACACTGCGTAAAGCGATGCAGCAAAGCGGCACACTGCCGGTGAAACTGATTCTGGATGAAACCACAGGTGAAGCGTATGAACATCAGGGTGAACTGAAATTCTCTGAAGTGACAGTAGATGAAACAACCGGTGCGGTTGCACTGCGTGCAGAACTGCCTAACCCTGATTCACTGTTGATGCCGGGTCTTTTCGTGAAAGCAACAGTAGTGCTGTCTAACACTGATGAGTTACTGGTACCGCAACGTGCTACCACCCGTCAGCCAGACGGTTCGATTGTGGTCATGACGGTGAATGCGTCGGACAAAGTTGAGCCCCGCCAGATCACTGTATCAGGTGCATGGCAGGATCAGTACATGGTGAAAGGTGGCGTGCAGGCTGGTGACAGAGTCATTGTGACCGGTTATCAGAAAGTGCAGCCGGGTATGCAGGTGAATGCTAAACCCTGGCAGGCCGGTAACGCTCAGGCGAAAAACGGACAGTAA
- a CDS encoding efflux RND transporter permease subunit produces the protein MARFFIDRPVFAWVLALITIMAGLLSIQGLPIEQYPKVAPPSVTISASYPGASAETIENTVTQIIEQSLSGIDNLRYFTSSSENTRMTITLTFEPGTDPDTAQVQTQNKVQSSVSLLPTQVQQQGVTVTKSNDTFAVVIGFYSKDGRLSQFDLSDLLVSEYQDPISRVNGVGTTRVFGAQRSMRIWLDPDKLYSYNMTPVDVQGAIQTQNTDISAGQLGGLPAIEGQQINATITAQSILRTVEDFENIVLRVNTDGSQVRVKDVARVELGSENYSYIARYNRQPASGMAVSLATGANALDTIERVKAKVEEMAVNLPDGVEVVYPVDSSPFIKLSIESVVKTLLEAIVLVFFVMLLFLQNWRATLVPTIAVPVVLMGTFAVLFAFGYSINVLTMFAMVLAIGLLVDDAIVVVENVERIMEEEGLSAKEATRKSMGQITSALVGIAVVLSTVFIPMAFFSGSAGSIYRQFSITIVAAMSFSVLVAIILSPSLCAVLLRKKDVMNKRETGFFGWFNRNFNKGRDGYERAAVGMAGKIKRFLLIYVVLVGGMAFIFSQLAGSFLPDEDQGRVMVLVNAPPGATAGRTLESMKTVEDFFLDTKGDVVKDMFTIVGFSFTGAAQNSGMAFAHLVDWEKRDESSSAFTVINQAYGALGQIEDAMAFPILPPPIRELGNATGFDFQLVDRAGNGHEALMNARNQFLGMAAQNPKLVGVRPNGLSDVPQFKINIDSEKASALGLSLSDINSTLSIAWGSTYVNDFIDAGRIKRVYMQADAAYRMDPEDLEKWFVRNSDGDMVAFSAFSTVEWNYGSPKLERFNGVSAVNIQGSPAPGVSSGEAMAVAQELVKQLPPGFGLEWSGLSYEEQAAGSQAPMLYALSILVVFLCLAALYESWSVPFAVMLVVPLGILGSVVAAWLFGLPNDVYLQVAFLTTVGLAAKNAILIVEFAKEQYEHGMDLMEAVSTAAKQRFRPILMTSMAFILGVTPLAISSGAGSESQNAIGIAVMGGMFAATFLAIFFVPMFYVMVVKWFGAKKATEEE, from the coding sequence ATGGCACGTTTTTTTATTGATCGCCCTGTGTTTGCATGGGTGCTGGCTCTGATCACAATCATGGCCGGCCTCTTGTCGATACAAGGTCTTCCCATCGAACAGTATCCCAAGGTTGCCCCTCCCTCGGTAACCATCAGTGCGTCTTATCCGGGCGCCTCTGCGGAAACTATCGAAAATACCGTCACCCAAATCATTGAGCAAAGCCTGTCGGGCATCGACAATCTGCGTTATTTCACATCAAGCAGTGAAAATACCCGGATGACGATTACCCTGACCTTCGAGCCGGGCACTGACCCGGACACTGCGCAGGTTCAGACTCAGAACAAGGTACAAAGCTCCGTCTCCCTGTTACCTACACAGGTTCAGCAGCAGGGCGTAACCGTGACCAAGTCAAACGATACGTTTGCTGTGGTTATCGGTTTCTACTCTAAAGACGGGCGCTTGTCCCAGTTCGATTTGAGTGACCTGCTGGTATCAGAATATCAGGATCCCATTTCCCGTGTGAACGGCGTGGGTACAACCCGTGTATTCGGTGCCCAGCGTTCTATGCGTATCTGGCTGGACCCTGACAAACTGTACAGCTACAACATGACGCCTGTGGATGTTCAGGGCGCAATACAAACTCAGAATACAGACATTTCTGCCGGACAACTGGGTGGCCTGCCGGCCATTGAAGGTCAGCAAATCAATGCCACTATCACGGCGCAGTCTATCTTGCGTACCGTGGAAGATTTCGAAAATATTGTATTGCGGGTTAACACCGACGGTTCACAGGTGCGCGTGAAAGACGTGGCACGGGTTGAACTGGGCTCTGAAAACTACAGCTACATCGCACGTTATAACCGTCAGCCCGCGTCCGGTATGGCGGTATCTCTGGCGACCGGTGCCAACGCTTTGGACACCATTGAGCGGGTAAAAGCCAAAGTGGAAGAAATGGCAGTGAACCTGCCTGACGGTGTTGAAGTGGTGTATCCGGTCGACAGTTCGCCGTTCATCAAACTTTCTATTGAATCAGTGGTTAAAACCCTGCTGGAAGCCATTGTGCTGGTATTCTTCGTGATGCTGCTGTTCCTGCAAAACTGGCGGGCGACACTGGTACCCACCATTGCAGTACCTGTGGTACTGATGGGAACATTCGCGGTTCTGTTTGCCTTCGGCTACAGCATTAACGTACTGACCATGTTTGCTATGGTTCTGGCTATCGGTCTGCTGGTGGATGATGCCATTGTTGTGGTAGAGAACGTTGAACGTATCATGGAAGAAGAGGGGCTTTCTGCCAAGGAAGCAACCCGCAAATCCATGGGACAGATCACCAGCGCGCTGGTGGGTATTGCTGTGGTGCTTTCCACCGTGTTTATCCCGATGGCTTTCTTCAGCGGCTCTGCCGGTTCGATTTACCGTCAGTTCTCAATCACCATTGTTGCAGCCATGAGCTTCTCAGTACTGGTGGCAATTATCTTGTCCCCGTCTTTGTGTGCCGTACTGCTGCGCAAAAAAGATGTGATGAACAAGCGTGAAACGGGTTTCTTCGGCTGGTTTAACCGTAACTTCAACAAAGGTCGTGACGGCTACGAGCGCGCTGCAGTGGGTATGGCGGGTAAAATCAAACGCTTCCTGCTGATTTACGTGGTACTGGTTGGCGGCATGGCGTTTATTTTCAGTCAGCTGGCAGGCTCGTTCTTACCGGATGAAGATCAGGGACGGGTCATGGTTCTGGTTAATGCTCCTCCGGGCGCAACAGCCGGCCGTACGCTGGAATCGATGAAGACGGTGGAAGATTTCTTCCTGGACACCAAAGGCGATGTGGTGAAAGACATGTTCACCATTGTCGGCTTCAGTTTCACCGGTGCTGCGCAGAACTCAGGGATGGCCTTTGCTCACCTGGTCGACTGGGAGAAACGGGACGAGTCCAGCAGTGCGTTTACCGTTATTAACCAGGCCTACGGTGCTCTGGGACAAATCGAAGATGCCATGGCATTCCCGATTTTACCGCCACCAATCCGTGAATTGGGTAACGCAACGGGCTTTGATTTCCAACTGGTAGATCGCGCCGGTAACGGCCACGAAGCCCTGATGAATGCCCGTAACCAGTTCCTGGGCATGGCGGCGCAGAATCCGAAGCTGGTGGGTGTACGCCCGAACGGTCTGAGCGACGTGCCTCAGTTCAAGATTAACATCGACAGTGAAAAAGCGTCTGCACTTGGCCTGTCACTCAGTGATATTAACAGCACGCTCAGCATCGCCTGGGGTTCTACTTATGTGAATGACTTCATTGACGCCGGACGTATCAAGCGTGTGTATATGCAGGCTGACGCCGCTTACCGTATGGATCCTGAAGATCTGGAAAAATGGTTCGTGCGCAACAGTGATGGTGACATGGTAGCGTTCAGCGCGTTCTCTACAGTGGAGTGGAATTACGGCTCGCCTAAACTGGAACGTTTCAACGGTGTCTCTGCTGTGAATATTCAGGGTAGTCCTGCACCCGGCGTATCGTCAGGTGAGGCAATGGCCGTGGCACAGGAATTGGTGAAGCAGTTACCACCGGGCTTCGGTCTGGAATGGTCCGGCTTGTCTTATGAAGAACAGGCCGCCGGTTCGCAGGCGCCTATGCTTTATGCATTGTCTATTCTGGTGGTATTCCTGTGTTTGGCTGCACTATATGAAAGCTGGTCTGTACCATTCGCCGTCATGCTGGTGGTACCGTTAGGTATTTTAGGTTCGGTAGTTGCCGCCTGGTTATTCGGTTTGCCGAACGACGTTTACCTGCAGGTAGCGTTCCTGACCACAGTAGGTCTGGCAGCGAAAAACGCCATTCTGATTGTGGAATTCGCTAAGGAACAGTACGAGCACGGTATGGACTTAATGGAAGCGGTATCGACTGCCGCCAAGCAACGTTTCCGTCCTATCCTGATGACGTCCATGGCCTTCATTCTGGGTGTAACGCCGCTGGCTATTTCCTCCGGCGCGGGCTCTGAAAGCCAGAACGCTATCGGTATCGCTGTAATGGGTGGTATGTTCGCGGCAACCTTCCTGGCTATCTTCTTCGTACCTATGTTCTATGTGATGGTCGTCAAGTGGTTTGGCGCAAAGAAAGCCACTGAAGAAGAGTAA
- a CDS encoding TetR family transcriptional regulator, translating into MRRTKEDAELTKQTILKAAVDVFTERGVAKASLEEIARKADVTRGAVYWHFKNKMEIFDALHENLHTPFIERIMEGLEAEHPNPVGQLQELCTNIFLDLDQDEQLRKTLTLFMLKCDYSGDLKCSQEKHTTAKYDKIQAFSAYYKRAIKLGQLSADITPEDYTLAMNCFMRGILSEYLEAPEAFDITTKAPILMKIYFGGLRTDNV; encoded by the coding sequence ATGCGCAGAACAAAAGAAGATGCTGAGCTCACAAAACAGACCATATTAAAGGCCGCTGTCGATGTTTTTACAGAGCGCGGTGTTGCTAAAGCATCCCTTGAAGAAATCGCCCGCAAGGCAGATGTGACAAGGGGTGCCGTGTACTGGCACTTTAAAAACAAAATGGAGATCTTCGATGCGCTCCATGAGAACCTGCATACTCCTTTTATCGAACGGATCATGGAAGGACTGGAAGCTGAACACCCCAATCCTGTCGGTCAGTTACAGGAGTTATGTACGAACATATTCCTCGATCTCGATCAAGATGAGCAACTACGTAAAACACTTACACTTTTCATGTTAAAGTGTGATTACAGTGGTGACTTAAAGTGTAGTCAGGAAAAGCACACTACGGCAAAGTACGACAAGATTCAGGCGTTCTCTGCCTACTACAAACGGGCCATTAAATTAGGCCAGTTGTCTGCGGACATTACACCGGAAGATTACACCCTGGCGATGAACTGTTTTATGCGTGGTATTTTGTCGGAATATCTGGAAGCGCCGGAAGCTTTCGACATCACCACGAAAGCCCCCATCCTGATGAAAATCTATTTCGGCGGATTACGTACCGATAATGTTTAG
- a CDS encoding DUF21 domain-containing protein: MDFALSNQELYVWLGILFCISQSAMFSGLNLAFFSVSRLQLEMEVSHGDKTAAKILKLRQDSNFLLTTILWGNVGINVLLALLSDSVLTGAASFLFSTGFITIFGEIMPQAYFSRNAMRMASVLSPVMRFYQIILYPVSKPSALLLDGWLGREGVEYMRDNDLRKVIKQHVDAEEAEVDHVEGTGALNFLAIDEVSVMQEGELLEPESIIQLPAKLDFPIVPEFVRNSSDELLKKINQSGHKWVVLADEKNNPLLILDADGALRAALFDTDKPFDIYDFCHRPLIVRDESLMLSEVLWHLKAQETLDAHDDGTIDVDVVLVWGAKPRIITGADILGRLLKGISAVTPASVSKNAVQGSTAVEVEIETKAEQLTTTINEHRA; encoded by the coding sequence ATGGATTTTGCGTTAAGCAATCAGGAACTTTACGTATGGCTCGGGATCCTCTTTTGTATCTCACAGTCAGCCATGTTCTCCGGACTTAACCTGGCGTTCTTTTCAGTCAGCCGTTTGCAACTGGAAATGGAAGTCAGCCACGGAGATAAAACCGCGGCGAAAATTCTGAAGCTGAGACAGGACTCTAACTTCCTGCTCACCACTATTCTGTGGGGTAACGTAGGGATTAACGTGTTGCTGGCATTGCTGTCAGACTCTGTGCTGACGGGCGCAGCCTCGTTCCTGTTTTCTACCGGTTTTATTACCATTTTCGGTGAAATTATGCCGCAGGCTTATTTCTCCAGAAATGCCATGCGCATGGCGTCAGTGTTATCACCGGTAATGCGTTTCTATCAGATCATCCTGTATCCCGTTTCCAAGCCCTCCGCCTTATTGCTTGATGGCTGGCTGGGCCGCGAAGGCGTTGAATACATGCGGGATAACGATCTGCGTAAAGTGATTAAACAGCACGTGGACGCCGAAGAAGCAGAGGTTGACCATGTGGAAGGTACCGGAGCACTTAACTTCCTTGCTATCGATGAAGTATCGGTGATGCAGGAGGGTGAATTACTTGAGCCGGAGTCCATTATTCAGCTACCCGCCAAACTGGACTTTCCCATTGTGCCGGAATTCGTACGCAACAGCTCAGATGAACTTCTGAAGAAAATTAACCAGAGCGGGCATAAATGGGTAGTACTCGCCGATGAGAAAAATAACCCGTTGCTCATTCTTGATGCTGACGGTGCTTTGCGGGCAGCCCTTTTTGATACCGACAAACCGTTTGATATCTATGATTTCTGTCACCGCCCGTTAATCGTGCGGGATGAATCTCTTATGTTATCCGAAGTGCTGTGGCACCTGAAAGCGCAGGAAACGCTGGACGCCCATGATGATGGCACCATCGATGTTGACGTGGTGCTGGTTTGGGGCGCCAAGCCCCGCATCATCACCGGAGCGGACATTCTTGGCCGCCTGTTAAAAGGCATCAGCGCCGTAACCCCTGCCAGCGTTTCAAAGAATGCAGTTCAGGGCAGCACTGCCGTTGAAGTTGAGATAGAAACCAAAGCCGAACAGCTCACCACCACCATTAACGAGCATAGGGCCTGA
- a CDS encoding DNA-J related domain-containing protein, with protein MTKSAGHEATLRHLQLTLYAMQSRFEAGISEFELISLLQKPPYSLFDETALRDSLALFRCHFILFHCLYRLQDEWLAEKLGLLNIHTTFIRLEPLPVSTETPVLADPLRDYYLDWNNFDSTGKEDVDALIDSFWVKMGSGIHMSADENTINEARNVLEIAPDVRLTRSLIKKQYRHLLHRHHPDKGGENPVAAELVRACEVLLSAVKQEPLA; from the coding sequence ATGACAAAGTCTGCTGGTCATGAAGCAACACTCCGACACTTACAACTGACACTCTATGCGATGCAAAGCCGGTTCGAAGCGGGGATCAGCGAGTTTGAGCTTATCAGCCTGTTGCAAAAACCACCGTATTCCCTTTTCGATGAAACCGCTTTGCGCGACAGCCTGGCGCTGTTCCGTTGTCACTTTATTCTGTTCCATTGTCTTTACCGTCTTCAGGATGAGTGGCTGGCGGAAAAGCTGGGCTTACTGAATATTCATACGACGTTCATCCGGCTGGAACCCTTGCCGGTATCAACAGAAACCCCGGTACTGGCGGATCCGCTGCGGGATTACTATCTGGATTGGAACAACTTTGACAGCACCGGCAAAGAAGATGTGGATGCGCTGATAGACAGTTTCTGGGTCAAAATGGGCAGCGGCATTCACATGTCCGCAGACGAAAACACGATTAATGAAGCACGCAATGTGCTTGAGATCGCACCGGATGTACGACTGACCCGCAGCCTGATAAAGAAACAGTATCGTCATTTGCTGCACAGGCACCATCCTGACAAAGGCGGGGAGAATCCGGTTGCTGCTGAACTGGTGAGGGCCTGTGAAGTATTACTGAGTGCGGTTAAGCAGGAACCGCTGGCCTAA
- a CDS encoding marine proteobacterial sortase target protein produces the protein MFTNPIRRCPARSHFNLLLLILFMWPAFASFADTLPRYQSGNMTLQSNDANGQAALHVLTDADVQINGVLVNVTYRQIFKNQSNGPVNGVYTFPLPDKAAVTHMTIRTGSRVIEGIIKPRQEARRLYRDAVVQGKRAALTEQQRPNLFTQQVSHIAPGESIEVTLQFLDIAEFRRGEFSWRLPTTLTPRYMPGVDMNSRESEAPATTGYADPAALFPPFILPGSGKTNPLALTISLNGGMPLTSVYALYHDIDLTRQNDKFTITLKEGHSEMDRDFVLRWLPAPSAEPVAALFTEQSGDDYFSLLMVMPPAITQPQTLPRDITFVIDTSGSMQGQSIIQAKSGLITAIDKLKDTDLFNVIAFSDRFSLMFAEANIATPPARQAARQWVNQLQADGGTQMVPALTAAFAQNPRNERLHQVVFITDGAVGNEAELFSLISNFAGTSRLFTVGIGSAPNSYFMHKAAQAGRGTYEFIANPQDIAPQMNSLFAKLNHSAAKNIQPGWPEDAEVYPANTPDLYLNEPLLSFASTKTPVSSVTVSGETASQLWSQTLTSSDMPEGSGAGARWARQKIAHIEDEGRIGSLSEEKVKDQVTAVALQHSLLSRFTSFVAIDQSPVTYENSPRPPLRLRVANQLPQGMSHQQLQYPQTATTAELTLWLGILCIVAGLALLFWQRIKVR, from the coding sequence ATGTTCACGAATCCCATCCGCCGCTGCCCTGCCCGCAGCCACTTTAATTTGTTGCTGCTAATACTTTTCATGTGGCCGGCTTTTGCTTCGTTTGCTGACACACTACCCCGCTACCAGTCCGGTAACATGACGTTACAAAGCAACGACGCAAACGGGCAGGCCGCTTTACATGTACTCACGGATGCAGATGTTCAGATCAACGGCGTACTGGTGAACGTGACGTACCGGCAGATTTTTAAAAACCAGAGCAACGGGCCGGTCAATGGTGTGTACACCTTTCCGCTACCGGACAAGGCGGCTGTTACTCATATGACTATCCGTACCGGCTCACGGGTGATTGAAGGCATTATCAAGCCACGGCAGGAAGCCCGCCGCCTATACCGCGACGCCGTGGTACAGGGAAAACGGGCTGCACTGACAGAACAGCAGCGCCCCAATTTATTTACGCAGCAAGTCAGCCATATCGCACCGGGAGAAAGCATCGAGGTTACACTGCAATTTCTTGATATCGCAGAGTTCCGCCGGGGCGAATTTTCATGGAGGCTGCCCACCACGCTTACCCCGAGGTACATGCCGGGCGTGGACATGAACAGCCGTGAATCGGAGGCCCCGGCAACCACCGGGTATGCAGACCCTGCAGCTCTGTTTCCGCCGTTTATTCTGCCCGGTAGTGGAAAAACGAATCCTCTGGCACTCACTATTTCTCTGAACGGTGGTATGCCACTTACCTCGGTGTATGCGCTGTATCATGACATCGATCTGACAAGGCAAAACGACAAGTTCACTATCACCCTTAAAGAGGGTCACAGTGAAATGGACCGTGATTTTGTGCTTCGCTGGCTCCCTGCCCCTTCTGCAGAACCGGTCGCAGCCCTTTTTACCGAGCAATCCGGTGATGATTACTTTTCCCTGCTAATGGTGATGCCCCCCGCCATCACACAGCCGCAAACGCTGCCCCGCGACATCACATTTGTCATCGACACATCAGGCTCGATGCAGGGGCAATCAATTATTCAGGCTAAATCGGGTTTGATTACTGCTATTGATAAGCTTAAGGATACCGACCTTTTTAACGTTATCGCGTTTAGTGACCGTTTTTCGCTGATGTTCGCAGAGGCAAATATTGCAACGCCTCCCGCCAGACAAGCGGCGCGGCAATGGGTAAATCAGTTGCAGGCCGATGGCGGTACACAAATGGTACCTGCGCTGACTGCAGCCTTTGCACAGAATCCGCGGAATGAACGCCTCCACCAGGTGGTATTCATCACTGACGGAGCTGTGGGTAACGAGGCAGAGCTGTTCAGCCTGATCAGCAACTTCGCAGGCACATCGCGGTTATTCACAGTGGGGATTGGCTCTGCTCCCAACAGTTACTTCATGCATAAGGCTGCGCAGGCTGGCCGTGGCACCTATGAATTTATTGCCAATCCGCAGGATATTGCCCCGCAGATGAACAGTCTGTTCGCAAAGCTTAACCACAGTGCAGCCAAAAACATCCAGCCGGGCTGGCCGGAAGATGCAGAGGTCTATCCTGCAAATACGCCGGATTTGTATCTTAACGAACCCCTGCTGTCTTTTGCCTCCACAAAAACGCCTGTCAGCAGTGTCACCGTAAGCGGTGAAACCGCCAGTCAGCTCTGGTCGCAAACGCTCACGTCATCGGATATGCCGGAAGGCAGCGGCGCCGGCGCACGCTGGGCCAGACAAAAAATTGCCCATATTGAAGATGAAGGGCGAATCGGCTCGCTTAGTGAAGAAAAGGTTAAAGACCAAGTGACAGCGGTGGCGTTGCAACATAGTCTGTTGTCCCGCTTTACCTCATTTGTTGCTATCGATCAGTCACCGGTGACTTATGAAAACAGCCCCCGTCCACCGCTCCGTCTGCGGGTAGCGAATCAACTGCCGCAGGGCATGTCACATCAGCAACTGCAATATCCGCAAACCGCCACCACAGCGGAACTGACACTCTGGCTGGGTATACTGTGTATTGTTGCAGGCCTCGCCTTACTGTTCTGGCAACGGATAAAAGTAAGATAA
- a CDS encoding class GN sortase, with protein MRIKVKYLKTALPALLLATGTLCFGNTLWIAAKAVLAQRLIADAWEETLETGHTVKPWSWSDNWPVAVLTFPGHNQRLYMLSGSHGSSLAFGPGHIDGTALPGESGTQVYSGHRDTHFNFLQHVQTGDTFQIQDSHGQWRTYRVSKTNIVDSHTHRWFIERNKDEIQLITCYPFNDMTPNPRLRLIVLAVPV; from the coding sequence GTGAGGATAAAAGTAAAATACCTGAAGACAGCACTCCCCGCCCTGCTTCTGGCAACCGGCACCCTGTGTTTTGGCAATACATTATGGATTGCGGCAAAAGCAGTATTAGCGCAACGGCTTATTGCAGATGCCTGGGAGGAAACCCTGGAAACCGGTCACACCGTTAAACCATGGTCGTGGTCAGACAACTGGCCCGTAGCCGTACTGACCTTTCCCGGCCACAACCAGCGCCTGTATATGTTGTCGGGGAGCCATGGCAGCAGCCTGGCCTTTGGCCCCGGCCACATAGACGGCACGGCATTGCCCGGGGAGAGCGGCACACAGGTGTATTCCGGTCACCGTGACACCCATTTCAATTTTCTGCAGCATGTGCAGACAGGAGACACCTTTCAGATCCAGGACAGCCACGGACAATGGCGTACCTATCGGGTGAGTAAGACCAATATTGTCGATTCGCATACTCACCGCTGGTTCATCGAACGGAACAAAGACGAAATCCAACTTATCACCTGTTATCCGTTTAATGATATGACGCCCAATCCCCGTTTGCGCTTGATTGTACTGGCAGTTCCTGTTTAA
- a CDS encoding YbaN family protein, which produces MNSGELWSKVKDIPLHTQQHGSELSMSHRTSRKNSMLTAPYRWCLMLGACVSLTLGFIGVVVPGMPTTVFVLIAAWLAARSSPSLALWLDNHKVTGPIIHHWRNGRCMPRSAKYAATAGMSLSAVIMAVTATPVWVMAGTDIMMLCVLIWLWRLPEPELPDGKA; this is translated from the coding sequence ATGAATTCAGGCGAATTATGGAGTAAAGTGAAAGATATTCCTCTACACACACAGCAACACGGTTCTGAGTTATCTATGTCGCACCGGACTAGCCGTAAAAACAGCATGTTAACAGCACCTTACCGGTGGTGTTTAATGCTGGGTGCCTGTGTGAGTCTGACGCTTGGGTTTATTGGTGTGGTCGTGCCGGGTATGCCGACCACGGTCTTCGTGCTGATTGCTGCCTGGCTGGCGGCCCGCAGTTCACCGTCGCTGGCTTTATGGCTGGATAATCACAAAGTCACCGGACCGATAATTCATCACTGGCGAAACGGGCGCTGTATGCCGCGCAGTGCAAAATATGCTGCTACGGCAGGTATGTCATTGTCAGCGGTGATCATGGCAGTAACAGCCACGCCGGTTTGGGTGATGGCCGGTACGGATATCATGATGTTGTGTGTGCTTATCTGGTTGTGGCGTCTGCCGGAACCTGAGTTGCCGGATGGTAAAGCCTGA